Proteins from a genomic interval of Pseudomonas paeninsulae:
- a CDS encoding DUF411 domain-containing protein has translation MPTKGRLHGAQLLRVVALAALFSGSAAQAADPLSIDVHRDANCGCCKKWVAHLEANGFKVIDHVESNMTAVKQRLGVAPRLASCHTAVIDGKFVEGHVPAAQIVALSKRSDLLGIAVPGMPAGSPGMEVGGKQQAYQVIGLSKTGTDQVVAEYPAH, from the coding sequence ATGCCGACTAAGGGACGCCTTCACGGGGCGCAATTACTGCGTGTCGTCGCACTGGCTGCATTGTTCAGCGGCTCTGCGGCGCAAGCGGCCGATCCCCTGAGCATCGATGTGCATCGCGACGCCAACTGCGGCTGCTGCAAGAAATGGGTCGCACACCTTGAGGCCAATGGCTTCAAGGTCATCGACCATGTCGAATCGAACATGACGGCAGTCAAGCAGCGCCTCGGCGTTGCTCCGCGCTTGGCCTCCTGTCACACCGCCGTGATCGATGGGAAGTTCGTAGAAGGGCACGTCCCCGCGGCACAGATCGTGGCGTTGAGTAAACGTTCCGATCTGCTTGGGATTGCTGTGCCGGGCATGCCGGCAGGTTCTCCCGGCATGGAGGTCGGTGGGAAACAGCAGGCCTATCAGGTGATCGGCTTGAGCAAGACCGGTACCGATCAAGTGGTAGCGGAGTATCCGGCACACTGA
- a CDS encoding c-type cytochrome gives MKRTIKTLLAASVVVGTAVTAGAYFGLVNVGADDPHFPAVHAFLTMARDRSIEVRSRDIPVPDLEDKALIRAGAGNYNSMCIGCHLAPGVAETELSQSLYPAPPNLTKAGVDGNPAAAFWTIKHGIKATGMPAWGKSMGDPYIWGMVAFLQQLPTLDAQQYQTLVASSSGHQHGGGETIMHNHEGQHGGAEAAGEDHHAGEMAGASHHDAAVEDHHAGEAAEAGHHDSAAEGHHAGEAAGASQHDAAVEDHHAGEAAGASHHDSAAEDQHAGEMAGMNHHDAEQAADKPAPKSKLAANSHTHADGKEHVHAD, from the coding sequence ATGAAAAGAACAATTAAAACCTTGCTTGCAGCCAGTGTCGTTGTTGGCACTGCGGTCACCGCCGGCGCCTACTTCGGTCTGGTCAACGTCGGTGCCGATGATCCCCACTTTCCTGCCGTGCATGCCTTCCTGACCATGGCCCGCGACCGCTCCATCGAGGTCCGTTCCCGGGATATCCCGGTGCCCGACCTGGAGGATAAGGCCCTGATCCGCGCCGGCGCCGGCAACTACAACTCGATGTGCATCGGCTGTCACCTGGCCCCCGGCGTTGCCGAAACCGAGTTGAGCCAAAGCCTCTACCCCGCGCCGCCGAATTTGACCAAGGCGGGTGTCGATGGCAATCCGGCGGCGGCCTTCTGGACCATCAAGCATGGCATCAAGGCTACTGGCATGCCCGCCTGGGGCAAGAGCATGGGTGATCCGTATATTTGGGGCATGGTCGCCTTCCTGCAGCAATTACCGACGCTCGATGCGCAGCAGTATCAAACGCTGGTCGCCTCCAGCAGCGGTCACCAGCATGGCGGTGGTGAGACCATCATGCACAACCATGAAGGCCAGCACGGCGGCGCAGAAGCGGCAGGCGAAGACCACCATGCCGGTGAGATGGCTGGCGCGAGTCACCATGACGCGGCAGTCGAAGATCACCACGCCGGTGAGGCGGCTGAGGCCGGTCACCATGACTCAGCAGCTGAAGGCCATCATGCTGGCGAAGCGGCTGGGGCAAGCCAGCATGATGCGGCAGTCGAAGATCATCACGCCGGCGAGGCGGCTGGGGCCAGTCATCATGACTCAGCAGCTGAAGACCAACATGCCGGCGAAATGGCTGGCATGAACCACCATGACGCCGAGCAAGCCGCTGACAAGCCTGCACCTAAGTCCAAACTGGCTGCCAATTCCCACACTCATGCCGATGGCAAGGAGCATGTCCATGCCGACTAA
- a CDS encoding copper resistance protein B → MTSRFSRPTLIALAVSLGTVTAGMASAAEPMDHSMHSSAAAPTAIEAQPASTTKTPPAKQYGGEGAPMDHAAMGHGAMQSTQSSDIGAMDHSKMNHAQMDQGSMSSMDHGAMDHSKMDQDSAEGAPRTTSRTPIPVLTDADREAAFPPLEGHAVHDDAINSFFLLDQLEYQAADEGSVLSWDASGWIGGDIDRLWLRSEGERTNGVTEDAEIQALWGHAIGPWWDVVGGVRQDFKPSSPQTWAAFGIQGMALYAFEAEATAFIGENGQTAARLEGDYDILLTNRLILQPTAEVNFYGKNDPERGIGSGLANTEVGLRLRYEVRREFAPYIGVTWNRTYGNTADLVRDEGGDVSEARFVAGIRMWF, encoded by the coding sequence ATGACCAGTAGGTTTTCACGCCCGACCCTGATTGCCTTGGCAGTCTCGCTCGGCACAGTGACGGCCGGCATGGCCAGCGCTGCCGAGCCCATGGATCATTCGATGCACTCCTCTGCGGCCGCGCCGACGGCGATCGAGGCACAACCCGCATCGACGACGAAAACGCCCCCGGCCAAACAGTACGGCGGCGAAGGCGCCCCGATGGACCATGCGGCAATGGGGCATGGCGCCATGCAGTCCACGCAGTCCAGTGACATAGGCGCGATGGATCACAGCAAAATGAATCATGCGCAGATGGACCAGGGCTCAATGAGCTCGATGGATCACGGCGCCATGGATCACAGCAAGATGGACCAGGACAGCGCAGAAGGCGCGCCGCGCACCACCAGTCGCACGCCGATTCCGGTGCTGACCGATGCCGATCGTGAAGCCGCGTTCCCGCCGCTGGAGGGTCATGCCGTGCATGACGACGCGATTAACTCGTTCTTCCTGCTCGATCAGCTGGAGTATCAGGCTGCCGATGAAGGCAGCGTACTCAGTTGGGACGCTTCAGGCTGGATCGGCGGCGATATCGACCGCCTGTGGTTGCGCTCCGAAGGTGAGCGAACCAATGGCGTGACCGAAGATGCAGAAATCCAGGCGCTCTGGGGCCACGCCATCGGCCCTTGGTGGGATGTGGTCGGCGGGGTTCGCCAGGACTTCAAGCCCAGCTCGCCACAGACCTGGGCGGCCTTCGGTATCCAGGGCATGGCGCTCTATGCCTTCGAAGCTGAAGCCACGGCCTTTATTGGCGAGAACGGCCAGACTGCCGCGCGTCTGGAGGGCGATTACGACATCCTGCTGACCAACCGCCTGATCCTGCAGCCCACTGCTGAAGTGAACTTCTATGGCAAGAACGACCCTGAGCGCGGCATTGGCTCCGGCCTGGCAAATACTGAGGTGGGCCTCCGGTTGCGTTATGAAGTCCGCCGCGAGTTCGCCCCCTATATCGGGGTGACCTGGAATCGCACCTACGGCAATACCGCCGATCTGGTGCGCGATGAAGGCGGCGATGTGAGCGAGGCGCGCTTTGTCGCCGGTATTCGGATGTGGTTTTGA